The Anaerotignum propionicum DSM 1682 sequence ATTCCAAAGCAAATAAACAAGGGCTTTTTTCTCGCTGTCGGTAAGATTTTCGTCCTCGGTTAAATCTAGGGCAACAAAATTTATGTCATTGTTTAGTCCGGGATCCCCCTCAAATAAATCGAAAAGAATATTGTAATAGAGGCCTACGAAGTCCTCACCTTCTTCAGTGAAAATTACGTAATCCGGATTGGCAATTATCTCAGGGTAAATGTCCAATACCACACCGCTAAACCCAATCTCTACTATATCCCCCGGTTCTACTTGGGTGATATCTCCTATAAAAGCGTTAGTAGAAACTTGACAGATATCCTTCTTTTCTGTGATTGCTACAAAAAGCATATCCTTTTCCATTTTGATGATTTTCCCATGTAACGTTTGCACAGACTTCACTTTGGGTTTTTCATTGGTGACCGCAGTGGGCGGTTTTTCATCGGTTTCTGCGGGCTGAACCGTTGCGCATCCACCATAGAAAATCAAACTGCAAAGAAATGCAAGCATGTATAAATATTTTCCCATTTTCTCAGCTCCTTTATCGTACTTTTTGATTTGACGATAAAAGGAAGAAAATGTTTCAAATTATTTTTAGTTTTAAAAAAGTTGTGGATACGAAACCTTATGAAAGGCCTTTTTCCAGTTTTACAAAAGCCTCCAAGGCAACTAAAATTTCATTTTTTTCCCCTTGCATGGAAAGGGATTCACCGTCAACATAATTTACAATGCTATCTAAGGTATCTCCTTGATATTCTACAACATTATTTAAAATAGAAGCAGTTTTCACCCCTCTTAGATGGCCGATTGTAAAGATTGCCGCTGTTTCCATATCACATCCCAGAACACCTTTTTTTGACCAGAAAGCATCAATTGCATCCTCATCATCGGTATAAAAGCTGTCGTGGCTTCTTGCAATGCCTGTATGAAAGGGAATATTTTTTTCTTTTGCGGATTCAACGCAGGCAAATAGCAGATCTATATCGGGCACGGCAGGGAACATGGCATCCACATAGGTCTTTGATGCTCCATCATCACGCACAGCACCACTTACCAGAATAATATCGCCCATTTTTACTTTCGGTTGTAAACTGCCGCAGCTACCAATACGAATCAAAGCTTCAACACCAATATTATGCAGTTCTTCCACTGCAATCCCTGCAGAGGCACCACCAATCCCGGTTGAAATGGCTAAAATTTTAATACCTTTATAAGTACCAATTAAGCTTCTGTATTCACGATTAAATTTTAACTCCATAACATTTTCCAGAAACGGAGAAATTCGATCCAATCTGGCGGGATCCCCAGGAAGTAAAGCATATTTCACCTCAAGAGTATCATCTAGCTGAATATGTGGCTGTACATTTGGCATATTTGCTCCTCCTTTGTAGTTCTTTTGTATGATATAATTTACCTTAATTTTTGAAAAAATGCAATGTTTGCAGTCTAATAATTTGAATCTATTAGAATAATATGTTAAAATCATTGGAGAGAGAAAAACCGAATGTGTTTTTGGGAGGGGAAAGATGGTTTATTATATATTTTTAATTTTGGCCGGTATATTTCAAGGCTTTATGGTATCGCTGAATGGGCAGTTGGGAAATTACTACAGCCTTTTTGGTGTTTGTTTTTTTGTCCATGTCATTGCGGCAGTGCTTCTTTTCTTTTATATTAAGATTAAGGAAAAGAAACCAATTACCTTTGGCGGAGTACCAAAATATGTGTATGCGGTGGGTTTTATGGGTGTTACATTGGTAGCTAGCAGCAGTTGGTGCATCTTGCACATTGGTGCAACCCAGTTGTTAAGCCTATCTATCATCGGGCAAATGATTTCATCAGCATTGGTTGACCACTATGGATGGTTTAATGCAGTGAAAAAACCGTTTCGTTTCAAACAATTACCCTGCTATTTATTGGTGTTGGCAGGGGTTTTGATTGTTGTTTACGCTTAAGGAGGAAAAAAATGATATATTATATAGCGGCGATTGCGAACGGATTCTTATCTGTTATCAATAAGATGGTAAATGTAAAGGCAGGGGAATGTTTGGGTACAGCCAGGGGCGCGTTAATTAATTACATTGAAGCCTCTGTCATTGCTTTTTGCCTTGTTTATATCACCGGAAAAGGCGGAGAGTTTCGCCTTTCCTTTATAAAAGAAGTACCTCTGCTTTTTTATTTAGGCAGTGTTTGTGGATTGGTAGCCATGATTTTTTTAATTGTGGGAACGAAAAATACAGGAGCCATGACATCTACTGTTTTGATGCTTTTTGGACAGTTAAGTGCCTCTATTGTGTTAGATTATGTTTTTTTTGGAACCTTTCGTCCCATTCAAATTTTAGGTATTTTTATGATTTTAAGCGGAATTGCATGGAAGGAAAAGATACGTGAGCTAGAACTGAGAAAAGCTGTTTTAATGAAAAATGAGGAGGAAGCAGAATGAAAATACTGAATTTTGGTTCTTTAAATATGGATTATGTTTATGAGGTGGATCACTTTGTTGAACCTGGGGAGACCATGTCCTCTAACGGGTTATTTGTCAACTGTGGTGGAAAAGGTTTAAATCAGTCTATTGCGGCGGTAAAGGCAGGAAATTTAGTTTATCACGCTGGTTTTGTGGGCAAGGGAGGCGAGGCCTTAGCAGCGAAACTTGGTGAAAATCATGTGGATGTTTCTTTGCTCATGGATACAACAGAAAACTGTGGACATGCCATTATTCAAGTGGATAAACATGGTCAAAATTGTATTTTGCTTTATGGTGGTACAAATCAGCTATATACAAAAGAATATATCAGCGAAACTTTAGATAAATTCGGCAACGAAGGTTTAGTTTTGTTGCAGAATGAAACAAATTTAGTGGGATATATGATTGAAGAATCCCATAAAAGAGGATTGAAAATTGCATTCAATGCAGCACCAATGAATGAAAAGGTTTTGAAATATCCTTTAGAACTTTTGGATTGGTTGATTGTCAATGAGGTCGAAGGAAGACAGATTGCAGGATGCGAAAAAGATGAAGAAATTCTTCCTGTATTAAAACATAAATATCCTAAGGGTAATATTCTTCTGACCCTGGGAAGCAGAGGTGCTATTTGTTATTCCAAAGGGGAGACCTATAAAATCGGATGCCATCAAGTTGAGGTTGTGGATACCACTGCGGCGGGGGATACCTTTAGCGGTTATTTCTTATACGGCATACTGAATGGAGAATCCATTCCTGATTCCTTATTATTGGCCACAACGGCAAGTGCTCTAGCCATTGGTAAAAAAGGTGCGTCCGATTCTGTTCCTTTAAAAGAAGAGGTTGACCATGTTTTGAAGGAAAACAAACTTGGCTCTTTAGCCGTAGAAAAAATAGATTAAAGGAGAGTGTTTTCTTTGGAAAAAGTATTGTTTGTAAATTGCTGCATTCGCAGAGATGCATCTCGAACCAAAAAACTGGCGGATTTATTTCTAAAGGAATTGGAGAAAAAAGGTACATATGAAATAGAGGAGCTTTGCTTGATGGATGAAGCGCTAATCAATATGACCGAAGGTTATTTTCACCAAAGAGATGCATTGCTGGCGAACAAGGATTTTTCTCATCCTCGTTTTCACTATGCCCATGCATTTGCCAAGGCGGACAAAATTGTGGTTGCGGCGCCTTTTTGGGATTTAAGCTTTCCTGCTTTGTTGAAAACATATATTGAAAATTTATGTGTTGAGGGAATCACCTTTGGCTGTAACGAACAGGGGTGTGTTGGAACTTGTAAGGCCAATCATATGGTTTATGTTACCACACGAGGTGGTTTTTATCAGGGCTCTCCTATGGAAATGGGCTCCAGATATATGGAAGCCATGAGTCAATTTTTTGGCATTGAAAAATATGATTGTATTTTTGCGGAGGGCTTAGATATGGGACTTCGTCCTGTTGAGGTAATCATTGAGGAAGCCGCAGAAAAAGGAAAAGAAATCGCAATCGCATTTTAAGTGAAATTATAGGGCTTGCGATACTTTTTGCCGAAAAAGGTTCCAGTGAATTGAAAATAATATTACAAAATAAAAAAAGGGTCTACGATCTAGAATTGGGGGCTGAAAATGGGGGAAACGATGAAAGCAGTTGTATACAAGGGAAATGGTATTGTGTGCTTGGAAGATAGACCGATTCCAGTGATTGAAAAAGAGACGGACGCCATTGTAAGAGTAACCAGATCTACAATTTGCTCCAGCGACCTGCATATTAAGCATGGCGCTGTGCCCAGAGCAAAGGAAAATACAGTTTTGGGACATGAGTTTGTAGGGGAAATTGTTGAAGTTGGCAGAAAGGTGAAGCATTTTTTTGTTGGTGACCGAGTTTCTGTAAATGTGGAAACTTTTTGCGGGGAATGCTTTTTCTGCAAACAAGGCTATGTAAATAATTGTATCCACGGCGGTTGGGAGCTGGGTTGCCGTATCGATGGGGGACAAGCAGAATATGCCCGCATTCCCATGGCTGACCAAGGTTTAACGAAAATTCCCGATGATGTAACCGATGAAGAAGCATTATTTAACGGAGACATCCTAGCAACAGGCTATTGGGCAGCAAGCATCGGTGAACTAAAACCCGCGGATACGGTGGTTGTTTTGGGGGCTGGCCCCACGGGGTTGTGCACTTTAATGAGCATTAAACTCTATAGTCCTGCTACAGTTATAGTTGTGGATACAAGCACAGACAGATTAAATTTGGCAAAAGAACAGGGCTTGGCAGATGTCTGCCTAAACCCTTTGGAAGTGGATATAGAAGAAGAGATTTTAAAGTTGACGCAAGGTAGAGGTGCCGACCGGGTGTTTGAAGTGGCAGGGGGAGAAAACACTTTCCAACTTGCATGGAAGGTGGCAAGACCAAACGCCATTGTGGTTTTGGTGGCTCTCTATGAAAAGGAGCAAACCTTGCCATTACATCAGATGTATGGTAAAAACCTAGTGTTTAAGACAGGTGGGGTAGATGCCAATAGCTGTGAAGCGATTATGAAAATGGTGCAATGTAAAAAGATTGATACTACTTGTCTGATTACCCATCGTGGGCCTTTAAATGATGTGATGGAGGGATATCGTATTTTTGAAAATAGACTGGATGGCTGTATAAAATGGGTCATTACACCTTTTGAGCATAATTAAAGCGAGATGGACAAGACGTAAAACCCCGAGGTTTAAGCTGAAAACCATTGCTAAATACAAAGCAGACATCTAATGGGTGTCTGCTTTGAACTGTAAAGATCATTTATAAACCGAGAGGAATAGGAAAAAGATAACTTATCTTTGTACATAGACTCTTTTTACAATTTTATTGTCTAGCCCCAGCTTAGAACGTGAATTAGAATGCAGGGATTCCGAAAGAGGGAATTTGCTATCAGATAAAATAAAGTGTTAAAATAATCTATTTCTGCGTACTAAAAGCTTGAACGAAAAACGTAATGTTTTTAAATAAACCGGAATCTGAGAAAGGAGGAAGACAATGAAATTTTTTCATATAGGGGATTTACATCTGGGCAAGAAAGTTTATGATTTTTCCATGATTGATGACCAAAAATATATCCTTATCCAGATTTTAGAGAAGGCGGAGGAAGAAAAAATAGACGGCATTTTAATCTCAGGAGATATTTATGATAAAGGTGTTCCTCCGGTGGAAGCTGTGCGACTGTTAGATTGGTTTCTGACAGAGCTATCCAAACTTAAAATAGCAATTTTTATGATTGCAGGAAACCATGATTCTGCCCATCGTCTGGATTTTGGCAGTCGACTTTTTCAAGAGAATCAGATTCATATTTGCGGTAGCTATGATGGTTCTTTGAAATCCATTGTATTGCAGGATGAATTCGGAGAAATTGAAGTGTTTTTACTTCCTTTTATCAAGCCTGCATTAGTAAGTCCTTTTTTTACAGAGGAGATTACCTCCTATCAGAAAGCTATGGAGCTTGTTTTGCAAGAATACCCACGCAAGAAAGAGCGAAGGAATATTTTATTAGCGCATCAGTTTGTGACATGGCATGGAGAAGCGGAGCAGAGTGATTCTGAAACCAAATCTTTAGGTGGTGTGGATGAGATTGATGCAAGTGTTTTTTTTGATTTTGATTATGTCGCCTTGGGGCATTTACACCGTCCACAAAAGATTGGTAGAGAAACGATTCGTTATGCAGGCTCTCCCTTGGCATACTCTTTTTCTGAAATCTCTGGCAAAAAAGCAATCACAAAAATAGAATTCAAAGAAAAAGAAGATATACAGATAAATCCTCTTCTCCTTTCGCCAAAACGACCCCTTCGGGAGATAAAAGGCCCGCTGGAGGGGTTATTGAAGGCTGCAAAAGCTGAGGGTGGGTCTGAAGATTATATCCGAGGGATACTTACTGATGCAACAGCATTAAATGACCCATTGGGACAGCTGCGTGTTTTTTATCCCAACTTAATGTCATTAGAGGTAGAAACCAGAACGTATGAGGAACGGGAATTTTCTTATTCAGCAGAAGATACATCACCCAAAGAATTATTTGAGCTTTTCTTCGAAAGGCAAAATCAAAAGGAAATGGATGATCTGCAAAAACAAGCAGTAAAAAAAGTTTGGGAAGAATTGGGGGACGAAATGGAATGAAGCCCATACATTTAACAATTTCTGCGTTTGGCCCCTTTGCAGAGACAATAGAGATACCATTTTCAAAGCTTGGAGCGGGAGGTCTTTTTCTTGTAAGCGGTGATACAGGGGCGGGAAAAACCACAATTTTTGATGCCATTTGTTTTGCACTTTTTGGAGAAACCAGTGGATCTAACCGAGGGATTGATAGTGTGCGCAGTGATTTCGCCCAAGGAAATACAAAAACATACATTGAACTATTGTTTCAACATAAAGGCAAGATTTATCGCATTGTCCGCAATCCTGCTTATCGTCGCCCCAAAAAAAATGGTGATGGAATGACAACGGAAGTGGCGGAAGCGGCATTATTTTGCCAAGATGAAACGGTTTCCACAGGCTTTGTTCAGGTGAAAAAAGCAGTTGAGGAGCTCTTATCTGTGGATTCAAAGCAATTTAAACAAATTGCCATGATTGCTCAGGGTGAGTTTTTAAAGCTTTTATACGCTGAGAGCAGCGAAAGGGGAGCAATTTTCCGAAAGGTTTTTCATACCAATACTTTTGCAGATTTTCAGCAAAGGTTAAAGGAAATGGAAAAGCTGAATCGTGCCCAATTCGAGGATAGTGAAAAACGGTTGTTACACTATTTGCAACAGCTTTTCCGCGAAGAAAGTTTAGATGCAAAAAGTTTAATTTACCAAGCCGAAGCCATATTAGAGCAAGAAGAAAAGACCTTTGCGGATGGGCAAAAGGAAGTGTTACACCTAAAAGAGGAGAAAGCAAGTCTTTCAAAAAAGGAGCAGGAACTTACCAGGGATATCAGTAAGGGTGAAATCAATAATAAGCGCATTGAAAATCTAGAAAAAGCAAAAAAGGAGCTGCAACAATTAACTGAGAAGAAAGAGGAGCAACAAGAGGCTCAAATGTCTCTTTTAAAGCAAAGAATTGCTCAGGATTATATTCACCCTCTGGAAAAAGGGATGCTTCATGAAAAAGAAATGCTGGCGGAAACGGAAACCCAGACTTTAGCTTTTCGTAAAAAATTAAGTGCACTTTACCCTGTTTTAAAGAGTATAGATGATGAGCGGAAAAGTCAAGAAAGTGCCCAACCAAAGTTGAATGAAGAGAGAATTCGTCTGAAGAAAATGGAAAATGATTTTGCAGACTATTCTAGAAAAGAAGCTTTACAAAAAGAAAAGGTTATTTTAAAGCAAGAAAAGGAAGCTTTGGAGAAAGACTTAATTGCGATACAAAGCAAAATTAAGGTTTTGGAAGATACGATTTCAGAAGTTAAAACAAAGCTCGAAGAAAAGCCTCTTTTAGAGAAAGGGGAGTTGGTGCTAGAGCAAGCAAAACAAGGAAAAAAAGAAAGAGAAAAACGAATTAAACAGATTATTTCCATGCAAGAAGCCTTAAAGGTAGATGAGATAGCCCTGGAAACTTTGAGAAAACAATACAAATTGGCGGAATTACAGTGGAAAGAAACAAGACATAATCGAGAAGCCATAGAAACGGCTTATTTAGGAGAGCAAGCGGGCATTTTGGCTGAGAAGCTTCAAGAGGACACCCCCTGCCCTGTGTGTGGCTCCTTAGAGCATCCGAGAAAAGCCGAGCTTTCCTTAAGTGCACCGACTGAAGAAGAATGGAAAAAATCCAAAGTCGATGAAGAGCTTGCCGGTGCAAATTTGCAAGAAATTGCTTCAAAAGGAAAGGAGCATTCCGCAAGATGCCAAGTGCAAAGAGAGAACATCTTAAAATTTTGCAGCGAGGAAGCCACATCCGTTGAAACGATACAAGAAGATTTAACAAGTATACAAAAGGATATAAACAGTTTGGAACTTGAGTTGAAAACACACAAGTCCAAATTATTGGAGCTTTCTGAGTTGGAAAAAGTGTTGGAAATTGAGACTACTTCCCTAGCCGATCAAAAGAAACAATTAGAAGCAATAGAAACAAAAGTCAAGAGCAATCTTGAAAAATTTGGACTTTTGCAAGGGGAATTCATTTCTTTGGAACAACGTCTTGAGAAAAATACCACTGCGGAACAGGCAAAACTGGCGATTGATGATTTGCAACGGTATATTGATAAGGCAGATGTTGAATATAAACGCATACTTACGCTCTATCAGGAGAAAAAAGACGAAGTGCAAAAACTAGAAACTCGGTTAGAGGAAAGCCGAAGTATGGCTTTACAGGGGGAAAAACGGTTGAAACAAGCCGAGTCTCTTTTTTATTCCATGATGGAGGAAAAAGGGTTTCCAACCGAGGAGCAGTACCATTTGAGCCTGCCTGCAAGCAGAGAGACGTTAGAGCAGGAGGAGCAAAGGATTCAAGCCTTTTTTATCAATTGACACAACTCGAAAATTTCGTTCAACGTACGGAATTAAGTGAGGAAACAAAAATCTATGATTTGACAAAACTACAGGATGAGATGAATACTATCACTTTGCGTATGAAAGATATTGATGATGCATTGGAAGGATTAAACGGAAGCAATGCCATTCGAGAAATTGCTTTGCAAAAAGGAAGGGCTGAATTAAAAATTCGACAAAAATTAGAAAAACAATATTTGCCCATTCTTGAACTTTCCAAAACAGCAAACGGTGAGCTTTCAGGTAAGGATAAGATAACCTTTGAATCTTTCGTGCAAGGGTTTTACTTTGATCGTGTGCTTCGGGCTGCAAATTTACGCTTGGGTGAAATGACTGAAGGCAGATATCGTTTGTTTCGGGCAGAAAACGCTTCCGATAAACGAAGTCAAAGTGGTTTGGAAATGGAAGTTATGGATTATTATACAGGAAAGAGCCGCTCCGTGAAATCCCTTTCAGGCGGTGAGGCATTCAAAGCTTCCCTTTCTTTGGCCTTGGGACTTTCTGACGTAATTCAAAGTCATGCTGGCGGTGTTCAAATTGATGCCATGTTTATTGACGAAGGTTTTGGCGCTTTGGATGAGCAATCCAGAGAGCAGGCTGTACAGGTCTTACAACGACTTTCCTATGGGAATAGATTGGTGGGTATTATATCTCATATTACGGAATTAAAGGAAAATATTGAAAAGAAAATATTGGTTCAACGCAGCTCCAAAGGCAGCTCAGTTGAGGTAATTTCTTAGTTTTTATCCATAGTAAATGGAAAACAACAGGCTTAGTGTTTCAGGCCTGTTGTTTTTATGTTGTCAAAAAGATGAAATCTCAAGCTATTCTTTCATGCTGTTATCCAGACAAACACATGATTTTTTATGGTGCATATTTTAATAAAGATAGGGGGCGGGATAATGGAATGGTCAGATAAAAAAATTCTCGTACTGGGAGGAGATCTTAGACTTCTTTACTTGGCTGATGTCTTAAAAGATGTTTTTCACCAAGTGGGAACATATGCCTTAGATGGTGCGGAACAATTATCGGGGATTGAACGGTTTGATTCATTGGAAAGTGCCATGCAATGGGCAGATATTACAGTTACGCCTGTACCGTTTACGAAAGATGGTACCCATCTTTTGACAAAGGATGACACAGTCATAGTGTTGTCTGATTTTTCTAACCAGCTAAGAGAAAATACAATTCTTTTTGGGGGAAATATCGCAAGTTCTGTATTGGAAGCAGCACAAACGAAAAATGTGCTTTGCTATGATTTTATGAAAATGGAAGAGATAGCAGTGGAAAATGCTATTACAACTGCTGAAGGTGCTATTGCAGAGGCAATTACCTTAAGCACACAAAATATGAATCAGGAAAATTGTCTTGTGTTGGGATATGGTCGATGTGCAAAGGCCATTGCAAAAAGATTACAAGGATTGGATGCAAAAGTAACCATTGGGGCAAGAAAAGAAACTGCCAGAGAAAATGCGAAAGCACAGGGCTATCAGGGTATTTCTTTGGAAGATATACCGGAGCTTATTTCTACACAGCAATTTATTTTTAATACGATTCCTGCCATGGTGTTAGATGCAGAAATTATTGATAAAGTAAACCCCGATGCAGTTATTATTGATATCGCTTCAGCACCGGGAGGAACCGACTTTGAAGCTTGTAAGAAAAACGGGATTACGGCAAAGTTGTCCCTTGGAATTCCTGGTAGATATTCGCCAAAAACCAGCGCACGAATTTTATTGAGTGGTATTGTGACCTCATTGGAAAATTGATTTAGGGGGAGTTAATGATGAAATTAGAAGGGAAAAATATCGGTTTTGCAATTACGGGTTCCTTTTGTACATTTGATAAAATTATCAAAGAGTTGGAACAATTGAAGCGGGAAAAAGCTAACATAATTCCTATTTTATCTACAAATGCTGCAACCATGGATACCAGATTTGGTAAGGCAGATGACTTCTTAAAAAAGGTTGTGGAGATAACAGGAAATGAACCGGTTTTAACTATTGTTGATGCAGAACCTCTTGGGCCCCAAGGGATGTTGGATATTCTGATTATTGCGCCTTGTACAGGAAATACCATTGCAAAATTGAGCAATGGCATTACCGATACCTCTGTGCTTATGGCGGCGAAGGCTCACATGCGGAATAATAAGCCCTTAGTTATCTCCATTTCTACCAATGATGCTTTGGGACTGAATTTAACCAATATCGGCTGTTTAATGAACACAAAGGGTATTTATTTTGTTCCCTTCCAGCAGGATAACTATGAAGGAAAGCCCAAATCTATGATAGCCAGAACAGAATTGATTGTTCCAACTTTAGAATTTGCATTTGACGGTATTCAAATTCAACCTTTGCTACAGTAGAATTCGGGGGAAAGCAAATTTTTTTTAGAAAGATACTCAGTAGCAATAAAAATTGGTAAACCCAATTGCTTCGTCCCCAAGCGGTTGGGTACTTTTTTCGTAAAATAGCAAACTAAGATTTATAAAAAAAGCTAGTATTTTGAATAGTA is a genomic window containing:
- a CDS encoding DMT family transporter: MIYYIAAIANGFLSVINKMVNVKAGECLGTARGALINYIEASVIAFCLVYITGKGGEFRLSFIKEVPLLFYLGSVCGLVAMIFLIVGTKNTGAMTSTVLMLFGQLSASIVLDYVFFGTFRPIQILGIFMILSGIAWKEKIRELELRKAVLMKNEEEAE
- the dpsA gene encoding dipicolinate synthase subunit DpsA, whose translation is MEWSDKKILVLGGDLRLLYLADVLKDVFHQVGTYALDGAEQLSGIERFDSLESAMQWADITVTPVPFTKDGTHLLTKDDTVIVLSDFSNQLRENTILFGGNIASSVLEAAQTKNVLCYDFMKMEEIAVENAITTAEGAIAEAITLSTQNMNQENCLVLGYGRCAKAIAKRLQGLDAKVTIGARKETARENAKAQGYQGISLEDIPELISTQQFIFNTIPAMVLDAEIIDKVNPDAVIIDIASAPGGTDFEACKKNGITAKLSLGIPGRYSPKTSARILLSGIVTSLEN
- a CDS encoding NAD(P)H-dependent oxidoreductase, which encodes MEKVLFVNCCIRRDASRTKKLADLFLKELEKKGTYEIEELCLMDEALINMTEGYFHQRDALLANKDFSHPRFHYAHAFAKADKIVVAAPFWDLSFPALLKTYIENLCVEGITFGCNEQGCVGTCKANHMVYVTTRGGFYQGSPMEMGSRYMEAMSQFFGIEKYDCIFAEGLDMGLRPVEVIIEEAAEKGKEIAIAF
- a CDS encoding exonuclease SbcCD subunit D, which codes for MKFFHIGDLHLGKKVYDFSMIDDQKYILIQILEKAEEEKIDGILISGDIYDKGVPPVEAVRLLDWFLTELSKLKIAIFMIAGNHDSAHRLDFGSRLFQENQIHICGSYDGSLKSIVLQDEFGEIEVFLLPFIKPALVSPFFTEEITSYQKAMELVLQEYPRKKERRNILLAHQFVTWHGEAEQSDSETKSLGGVDEIDASVFFDFDYVALGHLHRPQKIGRETIRYAGSPLAYSFSEISGKKAITKIEFKEKEDIQINPLLLSPKRPLREIKGPLEGLLKAAKAEGGSEDYIRGILTDATALNDPLGQLRVFYPNLMSLEVETRTYEEREFSYSAEDTSPKELFELFFERQNQKEMDDLQKQAVKKVWEELGDEME
- a CDS encoding SbcC/MukB-like Walker B domain-containing protein is translated as MNTITLRMKDIDDALEGLNGSNAIREIALQKGRAELKIRQKLEKQYLPILELSKTANGELSGKDKITFESFVQGFYFDRVLRAANLRLGEMTEGRYRLFRAENASDKRSQSGLEMEVMDYYTGKSRSVKSLSGGEAFKASLSLALGLSDVIQSHAGGVQIDAMFIDEGFGALDEQSREQAVQVLQRLSYGNRLVGIISHITELKENIEKKILVQRSSKGSSVEVIS
- a CDS encoding AAA family ATPase; the protein is MKPIHLTISAFGPFAETIEIPFSKLGAGGLFLVSGDTGAGKTTIFDAICFALFGETSGSNRGIDSVRSDFAQGNTKTYIELLFQHKGKIYRIVRNPAYRRPKKNGDGMTTEVAEAALFCQDETVSTGFVQVKKAVEELLSVDSKQFKQIAMIAQGEFLKLLYAESSERGAIFRKVFHTNTFADFQQRLKEMEKLNRAQFEDSEKRLLHYLQQLFREESLDAKSLIYQAEAILEQEEKTFADGQKEVLHLKEEKASLSKKEQELTRDISKGEINNKRIENLEKAKKELQQLTEKKEEQQEAQMSLLKQRIAQDYIHPLEKGMLHEKEMLAETETQTLAFRKKLSALYPVLKSIDDERKSQESAQPKLNEERIRLKKMENDFADYSRKEALQKEKVILKQEKEALEKDLIAIQSKIKVLEDTISEVKTKLEEKPLLEKGELVLEQAKQGKKEREKRIKQIISMQEALKVDEIALETLRKQYKLAELQWKETRHNREAIETAYLGEQAGILAEKLQEDTPCPVCGSLEHPRKAELSLSAPTEEEWKKSKVDEELAGANLQEIASKGKEHSARCQVQRENILKFCSEEATSVETIQEDLTSIQKDINSLELELKTHKSKLLELSELEKVLEIETTSLADQKKQLEAIETKVKSNLEKFGLLQGEFISLEQRLEKNTTAEQAKLAIDDLQRYIDKADVEYKRILTLYQEKKDEVQKLETRLEESRSMALQGEKRLKQAESLFYSMMEEKGFPTEEQYHLSLPASRETLEQEEQRIQAFFIN
- a CDS encoding dipicolinate synthase subunit B yields the protein MKLEGKNIGFAITGSFCTFDKIIKELEQLKREKANIIPILSTNAATMDTRFGKADDFLKKVVEITGNEPVLTIVDAEPLGPQGMLDILIIAPCTGNTIAKLSNGITDTSVLMAAKAHMRNNKPLVISISTNDALGLNLTNIGCLMNTKGIYFVPFQQDNYEGKPKSMIARTELIVPTLEFAFDGIQIQPLLQ
- a CDS encoding alcohol dehydrogenase; amino-acid sequence: MKAVVYKGNGIVCLEDRPIPVIEKETDAIVRVTRSTICSSDLHIKHGAVPRAKENTVLGHEFVGEIVEVGRKVKHFFVGDRVSVNVETFCGECFFCKQGYVNNCIHGGWELGCRIDGGQAEYARIPMADQGLTKIPDDVTDEEALFNGDILATGYWAASIGELKPADTVVVLGAGPTGLCTLMSIKLYSPATVIVVDTSTDRLNLAKEQGLADVCLNPLEVDIEEEILKLTQGRGADRVFEVAGGENTFQLAWKVARPNAIVVLVALYEKEQTLPLHQMYGKNLVFKTGGVDANSCEAIMKMVQCKKIDTTCLITHRGPLNDVMEGYRIFENRLDGCIKWVITPFEHN
- a CDS encoding ribokinase, with product MKILNFGSLNMDYVYEVDHFVEPGETMSSNGLFVNCGGKGLNQSIAAVKAGNLVYHAGFVGKGGEALAAKLGENHVDVSLLMDTTENCGHAIIQVDKHGQNCILLYGGTNQLYTKEYISETLDKFGNEGLVLLQNETNLVGYMIEESHKRGLKIAFNAAPMNEKVLKYPLELLDWLIVNEVEGRQIAGCEKDEEILPVLKHKYPKGNILLTLGSRGAICYSKGETYKIGCHQVEVVDTTAAGDTFSGYFLYGILNGESIPDSLLLATTASALAIGKKGASDSVPLKEEVDHVLKENKLGSLAVEKID
- a CDS encoding nucleoside phosphorylase encodes the protein MPNVQPHIQLDDTLEVKYALLPGDPARLDRISPFLENVMELKFNREYRSLIGTYKGIKILAISTGIGGASAGIAVEELHNIGVEALIRIGSCGSLQPKVKMGDIILVSGAVRDDGASKTYVDAMFPAVPDIDLLFACVESAKEKNIPFHTGIARSHDSFYTDDEDAIDAFWSKKGVLGCDMETAAIFTIGHLRGVKTASILNNVVEYQGDTLDSIVNYVDGESLSMQGEKNEILVALEAFVKLEKGLS
- a CDS encoding DMT family transporter: MVYYIFLILAGIFQGFMVSLNGQLGNYYSLFGVCFFVHVIAAVLLFFYIKIKEKKPITFGGVPKYVYAVGFMGVTLVASSSWCILHIGATQLLSLSIIGQMISSALVDHYGWFNAVKKPFRFKQLPCYLLVLAGVLIVVYA